In Streptococcus dysgalactiae subsp. dysgalactiae, the following are encoded in one genomic region:
- a CDS encoding Cof-type HAD-IIB family hydrolase, with protein sequence MIKLIATDMDGTFLAEDGAYDQARLAALLPKLTEKGIVFTVSSGRSLLAIDQLFEPFLDQIAVIAENGSVVQYQGEVLFADVMTQAQYVEVAEKILANPHYVETGMVFSGQKAAYVLKGASQEYIQKTKHYYANVKVVDGFEDMENDTIFKVSTNFTGDTVLEGSDWLNQALPYATAVTTGFDSIDIILKEVNKGFGMDHLCQALGIEPSETIAFGDNFNDYQMLEFAGKAIATENARPEIKAISDQVIGHCNDGAVLTYLEGLV encoded by the coding sequence ATGATTAAACTAATAGCAACAGATATGGATGGCACCTTCTTAGCTGAAGATGGGGCATACGATCAAGCGAGATTAGCTGCGCTATTACCAAAACTAACAGAAAAAGGAATAGTCTTTACTGTTTCGAGTGGCCGCTCGCTCTTGGCCATTGATCAGCTGTTTGAACCTTTTTTGGATCAGATTGCTGTGATAGCTGAAAATGGCTCTGTTGTTCAGTACCAAGGCGAGGTGCTCTTTGCAGATGTGATGACACAAGCGCAATATGTAGAAGTTGCAGAAAAGATTTTGGCTAATCCACATTATGTTGAAACAGGTATGGTCTTTTCTGGGCAAAAGGCAGCCTATGTTTTAAAGGGAGCAAGCCAAGAGTACATTCAAAAAACCAAACACTACTATGCTAATGTTAAAGTTGTTGATGGCTTTGAAGATATGGAAAATGATACCATTTTTAAAGTTTCTACCAACTTTACAGGCGATACGGTCTTGGAAGGTAGTGATTGGTTAAATCAGGCTTTGCCTTATGCTACTGCAGTGACAACAGGCTTTGATTCTATTGATATTATCTTAAAAGAGGTTAATAAAGGTTTCGGAATGGATCACCTTTGCCAAGCTTTAGGGATTGAGCCTTCAGAAACCATTGCTTTTGGAGATAATTTTAACGATTATCAAATGTTGGAATTTGCCGGTAAGGCTATTGCTACGGAGAATGCAAGACCCGAAATCAAAGCGATTTCAGATCAAGTCATTGGGCACTGCAATGACGGAGCAGTATTAACGTATTTAGAAGGATTAGTGTAA
- a CDS encoding Cof-type HAD-IIB family hydrolase: protein MDIKILALDLDGTLYNTEKIVTDANKEALAAAREKGVKVVITTGRPLRAIGNLLEELNLLDEEDYSITFNGGLIQRNTGEILDKRSLNFDQIYQIQKALEAVGLPTDVISDGDVYSIPSKDGRHSQYRLANPMLNFIEVSSVDDLPTDISYNKIVTVTDPDFLDQQIAKLSPRLFEDFEAFKSRDIIFEIMPNGIDKAFGLKLLCEHLGLDAKHVMAMGDEANDFSMLEWAGLGVAMANGVSGAKVAADAVTTLTNDESGVAEAVKRFILDEEN from the coding sequence ATGGATATTAAGATTTTGGCGCTTGATTTAGATGGCACTCTGTATAACACGGAAAAAATTGTGACAGATGCTAATAAAGAAGCACTTGCCGCTGCTAGAGAAAAAGGGGTTAAGGTAGTTATTACAACAGGTCGTCCCCTTAGGGCCATTGGTAATCTTTTAGAAGAATTAAATCTCCTAGATGAAGAGGATTACAGTATCACCTTTAATGGTGGACTGATTCAGCGTAACACAGGAGAAATTTTGGATAAACGTTCTCTTAATTTTGATCAGATTTACCAGATTCAAAAGGCTCTGGAGGCGGTTGGATTACCAACCGATGTTATCAGTGATGGGGATGTGTACAGCATTCCTAGTAAAGATGGTCGGCATTCTCAATACCGCTTAGCTAATCCTATGTTAAATTTTATTGAGGTAAGTTCTGTTGACGACTTGCCAACAGATATTTCTTATAATAAGATTGTAACAGTAACAGATCCAGACTTTTTGGATCAGCAGATTGCCAAATTGTCACCACGTTTATTTGAAGATTTTGAAGCTTTTAAATCACGAGATATTATTTTTGAAATCATGCCAAACGGTATTGACAAGGCATTTGGATTAAAGTTGCTTTGTGAACATCTTGGACTTGACGCTAAACACGTTATGGCCATGGGAGATGAAGCGAATGATTTTAGCATGTTGGAATGGGCAGGCCTTGGAGTGGCTATGGCCAACGGTGTTTCAGGAGCTAAAGTAGCTGCTGATGCGGTGACGACCTTGACCAATGATGAGTCTGGTGTCGCAGAAGCTGTCAAAAGATTTATTTTAGATGAGGAGAATTAA
- the ftsY gene encoding signal recognition particle-docking protein FtsY, whose protein sequence is MGLFDRLFGKKETQQVTETKPEEELLETSAKEEAVSTTSEQDQPDLTLSQDDAPAVVTLEEQASEDSLEASQQREDKLVESTAVSPADSASMVGDKDDLTSSPFGQATVSDTEEIKEQPIVDQFPVEQTQDAESANFTEEDETSLSEEPSSSQQFMEDYYRRKAAVETSLQEAAAATVPLMPEEPVEVSVGSDMSEEVAQDDSLTEVTETDEEKYKRSLKKTRTGFSARLNSFFANFRRVDEEFFEDLEEMLILSDVGVHVATTLTEELRYEAKLENAKKPDALKRVIVEKLVDIYEKDGQYNEAINYQDGLTVMLFVGVNGVGKTTSIGKLAYRYKQEGKKVMLVAADTFRAGAVAQLVEWGRRVDVPVIMGPEKADPASVVFDGVEKAVAEGADILMIDTAGRLQNKENLMAELEKMGRIIKRVIPDAPHETLLALDASTGQNALSQAKEFSKITPLTGLILTKIDGTAKGGVVLAIRQELDIPVKFIGFGEKMDDIGEFHSEDFMKGLLEGIL, encoded by the coding sequence ATGGGATTATTTGATCGTTTATTTGGGAAAAAAGAAACCCAACAAGTGACCGAAACCAAACCAGAAGAAGAACTTTTGGAAACATCAGCTAAAGAAGAGGCTGTTTCGACAACCAGTGAGCAAGATCAGCCAGACCTCACGCTGTCACAAGACGACGCTCCAGCAGTTGTTACTCTAGAAGAACAAGCTTCCGAAGACAGCTTAGAAGCATCGCAACAGCGTGAAGATAAACTTGTTGAAAGCACAGCAGTTTCTCCAGCAGATTCTGCTAGCATGGTCGGTGACAAAGATGATCTTACGTCAAGTCCATTCGGTCAAGCTACTGTATCAGATACAGAAGAAATCAAGGAACAGCCGATTGTAGATCAATTCCCAGTGGAACAAACTCAAGATGCTGAGTCAGCTAATTTCACGGAAGAGGATGAAACAAGTCTTTCAGAAGAACCATCCAGTAGCCAACAATTTATGGAGGACTATTACCGTCGTAAGGCTGCTGTTGAAACAAGTCTTCAAGAAGCAGCTGCAGCAACTGTCCCACTGATGCCAGAGGAACCGGTTGAGGTATCTGTAGGGTCCGATATGTCAGAAGAGGTTGCACAAGACGACTCTTTGACTGAGGTGACGGAAACGGATGAGGAAAAATACAAGCGTAGCTTGAAAAAAACACGAACAGGTTTTTCAGCTCGCTTAAACAGTTTCTTTGCTAATTTCAGACGCGTGGATGAGGAGTTCTTCGAGGACTTAGAAGAAATGTTGATTCTATCAGATGTCGGTGTACATGTGGCGACAACTTTGACAGAGGAGTTGCGTTATGAAGCCAAACTGGAAAATGCTAAAAAACCAGATGCCTTGAAACGCGTGATTGTGGAAAAATTGGTGGACATCTATGAGAAAGATGGACAATATAATGAAGCTATCAATTATCAAGATGGCTTGACCGTCATGTTGTTTGTAGGAGTTAATGGCGTTGGTAAAACCACTTCGATTGGGAAGTTGGCTTACCGCTACAAGCAAGAAGGGAAAAAAGTCATGTTAGTGGCAGCTGATACCTTCCGTGCCGGTGCTGTTGCTCAGCTAGTCGAATGGGGACGCCGAGTAGATGTGCCAGTGATTATGGGTCCTGAGAAGGCTGACCCAGCGTCCGTTGTTTTTGACGGGGTGGAAAAAGCTGTGGCAGAAGGTGCAGATATTCTTATGATTGACACGGCTGGTCGTTTGCAAAATAAAGAAAATCTCATGGCAGAGCTGGAAAAAATGGGCCGTATCATTAAGCGCGTGATACCAGATGCCCCTCATGAAACGCTTTTGGCCTTAGATGCTTCAACAGGTCAAAATGCGCTTAGCCAAGCCAAGGAATTTTCAAAAATAACCCCTTTAACAGGTTTGATTCTAACGAAAATTGATGGAACTGCCAAAGGTGGGGTGGTCTTAGCCATCCGTCAAGAATTGGATATTCCAGTGAAGTTCATCGGATTTGGTGAAAAAATGGATGATATTGGAGAATTCCATTCAGAAGATTTTATGAAAGGTCTTTTGGAAGGGATCTTATAA
- a CDS encoding TIGR03943 family putative permease subunit: MIRFLILAGYFELTMYLQLSGKLDQYINVRYSYLAYISMVLSFILALVQLYTWMKNIKVHSHLTGKIAKLTSPFILVFPVLVGLLVPTVTLDSTTVSAKGYTFPLAAGASKTGVSDDGTTIQYLKPDTSLYFTKSAYQKEMRQELNKYKGKKPVTITTENYMEVMELIYLYPDEFVDRDIQYTGFVYNEPGHDNYQFLFRFGIIHCIADSGVYGLLTTGSQASYPNNTWLTVKGRLHMEYDKNLEQNLPVLELSEVHQVQEPDNPYVYRIF, translated from the coding sequence ATGATTCGTTTCTTAATTTTAGCTGGCTATTTTGAATTAACCATGTACCTCCAGTTGTCTGGTAAACTGGACCAGTACATCAATGTTCGGTATTCTTACCTTGCTTATATTTCCATGGTTTTATCTTTCATTTTAGCTCTTGTTCAACTCTATACCTGGATGAAAAACATTAAGGTACACAGCCATTTAACAGGAAAAATCGCAAAGCTGACGAGTCCTTTTATCTTGGTCTTTCCTGTCTTAGTCGGACTCCTTGTGCCGACCGTTACCTTAGATTCCACCACGGTTTCTGCTAAAGGCTACACTTTCCCATTGGCTGCGGGAGCTTCTAAAACAGGAGTCAGTGATGACGGAACCACCATCCAATACCTCAAACCTGATACCAGCCTTTATTTTACAAAATCTGCCTATCAAAAAGAGATGCGTCAAGAACTCAATAAGTATAAAGGCAAGAAACCGGTCACCATTACCACTGAAAATTATATGGAAGTGATGGAATTGATCTATCTCTATCCCGATGAGTTTGTTGATCGTGACATCCAGTACACTGGTTTCGTTTACAACGAACCGGGCCATGACAACTACCAATTTCTTTTCCGTTTCGGCATTATTCACTGTATTGCCGATTCAGGAGTGTATGGGCTTTTGACAACAGGCAGCCAAGCCAGCTACCCTAACAACACCTGGCTGACTGTCAAAGGTCGCCTTCATATGGAATATGATAAAAACTTGGAACAAAATCTACCTGTTCTTGAACTGTCTGAAGTTCACCAAGTTCAGGAACCTGACAACCCTTATGTTTATCGTATTTTTTAG
- a CDS encoding permease produces the protein MSLFSTLPPSVLQWFAIFLSIIIEALPFVLLGTILSGCIEVFVTPDLVQKYLPKQKFLRILFGTFVGFVFPSCECGIIPIINRFLEKKVPSYTAVPFLATAPIINPIVLFATYSAFGNSLRFLMLRLFGAILVAIALGMMLAFLVDEDILKENAQPVHFHDYSHETLPKRIYLALVHAIDEFFDTGRYLVFGTLIASAMQIYVPTRVLTTIGHNPLTAILIMMLMAFILSLCSEADAFIGASLLSTFGVAPVLAFLLIGPMVDIKNLMMMVKAFKGRFIVQFIGVSVIMITVYCLLVGVL, from the coding sequence ATGTCACTGTTTTCAACTCTTCCTCCCAGTGTCCTACAATGGTTTGCGATTTTTTTATCTATTATCATTGAGGCGCTGCCCTTTGTTCTTTTAGGAACGATTCTCTCTGGCTGCATTGAAGTCTTTGTTACGCCAGACTTAGTTCAAAAATACCTACCTAAGCAAAAGTTCTTGCGCATCCTATTTGGAACTTTTGTTGGATTTGTTTTCCCCTCTTGCGAATGTGGGATTATTCCTATTATTAATCGTTTCTTGGAAAAAAAGGTGCCTAGCTATACAGCAGTGCCCTTCCTTGCTACGGCTCCTATTATTAACCCCATTGTTTTGTTTGCAACCTATTCCGCTTTTGGGAATTCTCTTCGCTTCCTCATGCTTCGTCTCTTTGGTGCCATCTTAGTAGCTATCGCGCTTGGCATGATGTTGGCTTTCCTGGTCGATGAGGATATTCTTAAGGAAAATGCTCAGCCCGTGCATTTTCATGATTATTCTCATGAAACCTTGCCAAAACGCATTTATCTAGCACTGGTACATGCTATTGATGAATTCTTCGACACCGGTAGGTATCTAGTATTTGGAACCTTGATTGCCTCTGCCATGCAAATTTATGTCCCAACCCGTGTGTTGACAACGATTGGGCACAATCCCTTGACAGCCATTTTGATTATGATGCTTATGGCTTTCATTCTATCATTATGTAGTGAAGCCGATGCCTTTATCGGAGCTTCCTTATTATCAACCTTTGGAGTGGCTCCAGTTCTTGCCTTTCTTTTAATCGGTCCGATGGTAGATATTAAAAACCTCATGATGATGGTAAAGGCTTTTAAAGGACGCTTCATTGTTCAATTTATCGGCGTATCCGTCATTATGATTACCGTTTATTGTTTACTTGTGGGGGTGCTCTAA
- a CDS encoding SPJ_0845 family protein: MAITHKKNDELEKMMAGFASLPHFNAPLDVSTDGKLVTNNKPNNPTKPNQS, encoded by the coding sequence ATGGCAATTACCCATAAAAAAAATGATGAACTTGAGAAAATGATGGCAGGTTTTGCTTCATTGCCTCATTTTAATGCTCCCCTTGACGTTTCTACTGATGGTAAATTAGTGACTAATAACAAACCCAATAATCCTACTAAACCAAATCAATCCTAA
- a CDS encoding cupin domain-containing protein, translating into MTKEDWVRRLGLEPHVEGGYFKQMEKASERLDFSGKERALYTSIYFLLEETNPSHFHRLTADEIWYFHAGEALTVHMITPDGHYEAVTLGLDLSKGQRLHYCVPKGTIFGSTVEKDYALVSCLVAPGFEFDDFELFKRADLLATYPEYQTIIERLTRD; encoded by the coding sequence ATGACAAAAGAAGATTGGGTGAGAAGGTTAGGATTAGAACCACATGTGGAAGGGGGCTATTTTAAACAAATGGAAAAAGCTTCAGAGCGTTTAGATTTTTCTGGTAAGGAGCGAGCGCTTTACACTAGTATTTATTTCTTATTAGAAGAAACTAATCCTTCTCATTTTCACCGGTTAACGGCTGATGAAATTTGGTATTTCCATGCAGGAGAGGCCTTGACAGTCCATATGATTACACCAGATGGTCATTATGAAGCAGTAACTTTAGGTTTGGACTTGTCCAAAGGGCAACGGCTTCACTACTGTGTTCCTAAAGGAACTATTTTTGGATCAACGGTCGAGAAAGATTATGCCCTAGTATCTTGCCTTGTGGCGCCAGGTTTTGAATTTGATGATTTTGAATTGTTTAAAAGAGCAGATTTGCTGGCTACTTATCCAGAATACCAGACTATCATTGAGCGCTTAACGAGAGATTAG
- a CDS encoding response regulator transcription factor, producing MTKQILLVDDEEHILRLLDYHLSKEGFSTQLVTDGRKALTLAETEPFDFILLDIMLPRLDGIEVCKRLRAKAIKTPIMMVSAKSDEFDKVLALELGADDYLTKPFSPRELVARVKAILRRTSKEQQEDDTDDFRDDYRVFGALTVYPDRHEVYKADHLLSLTPKEFELLLYLMKHPNMTLTRERLLERIWGYDFGQETRLVDVHIGKLRDKIEDNPKDPQFIQTIRGYGYKFKEL from the coding sequence ATGACAAAACAAATCTTATTAGTGGATGATGAAGAACATATTTTGAGGCTACTGGATTATCATCTCAGTAAAGAAGGTTTTTCCACACAATTGGTAACAGATGGACGAAAAGCATTGACATTGGCAGAAACAGAGCCTTTTGACTTTATCCTACTTGATATTATGTTGCCTCGGTTAGACGGCATAGAAGTGTGTAAGCGACTAAGAGCTAAAGCTATTAAAACTCCGATTATGATGGTTTCTGCTAAAAGTGATGAATTTGATAAGGTTTTGGCCTTGGAATTAGGAGCTGATGATTACCTGACAAAGCCTTTTAGCCCTAGGGAATTAGTAGCTCGTGTCAAGGCTATTTTACGGCGAACCAGTAAAGAGCAGCAAGAAGATGACACAGATGATTTCAGGGATGATTATCGGGTATTTGGGGCCCTAACCGTCTATCCAGACCGGCATGAGGTTTATAAGGCAGATCATTTATTGAGCCTTACCCCAAAGGAATTTGAACTCTTACTCTATCTTATGAAACATCCCAACATGACCTTAACTAGGGAACGTTTACTTGAACGGATTTGGGGATATGATTTTGGACAAGAAACCCGTTTAGTGGATGTTCATATTGGCAAATTGAGAGATAAGATAGAGGATAACCCTAAAGACCCTCAATTTATTCAAACGATTAGAGGCTATGGGTATAAGTTTAAGGAGTTATAG
- a CDS encoding substrate-binding domain-containing protein: MKVKKMLALAAISLTGFGLVACGNTNSDNGQSASGKIEVISRENGSGTRGAFTEITGILKKDGDKDTDNTTKTAVIQNSTEGVLSAVQGNANAIGYISLGSLTKSVKALAIDGVKASRETVLDGEYPLQRPFNIVWSSDLSQLGQDFIKFIHSQQGQQVVTENKFIEAKTEAAEYTSRNLSGKLSVVGSTSVSPLMEKLAEAYKKENPEVTIDITSNGSSAGITAAKEKTADIGMVSRELSPEEGKSLTHDAIALDGIAVVVNNDNKASQISMAQLADVFSGQLTIWDKLK; this comes from the coding sequence ATGAAAGTCAAAAAAATGCTTGCTCTTGCAGCGATTAGTTTAACAGGATTTGGACTTGTCGCCTGTGGTAACACAAATTCTGATAACGGTCAGTCCGCTTCAGGTAAAATTGAAGTGATTTCACGAGAAAATGGATCAGGGACACGTGGTGCTTTTACAGAAATCACAGGGATTCTCAAAAAAGATGGTGACAAAGACACCGACAATACTACTAAGACAGCTGTGATTCAAAATAGCACAGAAGGGGTTCTCTCAGCAGTTCAAGGCAATGCGAATGCTATTGGTTACATTTCCTTAGGATCCTTGACCAAATCCGTCAAGGCCTTAGCAATTGATGGGGTAAAGGCTAGTCGTGAGACAGTTTTAGATGGGGAATACCCTCTCCAACGCCCTTTTAATATTGTATGGTCTTCTGATTTATCCCAATTAGGACAAGATTTTATTAAGTTTATTCACTCTCAACAAGGACAACAAGTCGTCACAGAAAATAAATTTATTGAAGCTAAAACTGAAGCAGCAGAGTATACTAGTCGAAACTTATCAGGCAAGTTGTCTGTTGTAGGTTCGACTTCGGTGTCTCCTTTAATGGAAAAATTAGCAGAAGCATACAAAAAAGAAAATCCAGAAGTGACAATTGACATTACTTCTAATGGGTCTTCTGCAGGTATTACAGCTGCTAAAGAAAAGACAGCGGATATTGGCATGGTTTCTCGAGAATTAAGTCCTGAAGAAGGTAAGAGCCTAACGCATGATGCCATTGCTTTAGATGGTATTGCGGTTGTGGTTAACAATGACAACAAGGCGAGCCAAATCAGTATGGCTCAACTGGCAGATGTTTTTAGCGGTCAATTGACCATATGGGACAAGTTGAAATAA
- the pstC gene encoding phosphate ABC transporter permease subunit PstC: MTKQSFKEAIFKAIFFMSAAVAVVAILLICYFIFRNGLPFMADYGFSRFLLGSDWSPTNNPASYGILPMIIGSLLVTFGAILIGVPTGVLTAVFMVYYCPKPIYGFLKSAINLMAAIPSIVYGFFGLQLLVPWVRTFSGNGMSVFTASVLLGIMIFPTIISLSESAIRTVPKTYYSGSLALGASHERSIFSVILPAARSGILSAIILGIGRAIGETMAVILVAGNQPVIPSGIFEGTRTLTTNIVLEMAYASGQHRDALIATSAVLFFFILLINAGFAYLKGKSSYE, translated from the coding sequence GTGACAAAACAATCCTTCAAAGAAGCTATTTTCAAAGCCATTTTCTTTATGAGTGCAGCAGTAGCCGTTGTTGCTATTTTACTCATTTGTTATTTTATTTTTAGGAATGGCTTACCTTTTATGGCAGATTATGGCTTTTCACGTTTTTTGTTAGGCAGTGATTGGTCCCCAACAAACAATCCAGCTAGTTATGGCATTTTACCGATGATTATTGGGTCCTTGCTGGTTACGTTTGGAGCAATTCTTATCGGGGTCCCAACAGGCGTGCTAACGGCCGTCTTCATGGTTTATTATTGCCCTAAACCCATATACGGTTTTTTAAAATCAGCTATCAACTTAATGGCAGCCATCCCTTCCATTGTGTACGGATTTTTTGGGCTACAATTATTAGTGCCTTGGGTTAGGACCTTTTCAGGTAACGGCATGAGTGTCTTCACAGCTTCTGTATTACTAGGAATAATGATTTTCCCGACAATTATCAGTTTGTCAGAATCAGCCATAAGAACAGTTCCAAAAACCTACTATTCAGGTAGCTTGGCCTTGGGCGCTAGTCATGAACGTAGTATTTTCAGCGTCATCTTACCAGCAGCTAGATCAGGAATTTTATCAGCGATTATTTTAGGAATTGGTCGAGCCATTGGAGAGACCATGGCAGTCATTTTGGTTGCGGGAAATCAACCGGTGATTCCAAGTGGTATCTTTGAAGGGACTAGAACACTAACCACCAATATTGTTTTAGAAATGGCTTACGCATCAGGTCAGCATAGGGATGCTCTTATTGCGACATCAGCAGTTCTCTTTTTCTTTATTCTTCTGATTAATGCGGGCTTTGCTTATTTGAAAGGAAAATCGTCTTATGAGTAA
- the pstA gene encoding phosphate ABC transporter permease PstA, with product MSKYVLKTFVYFFAALTFVSLFVIIGFILIKGLPHFNMSLFSWTYTSENISLMPAIISTVILVFGSLFLALPIGIFAGFYLVEYAKKDSLWVKMMRLASDTLSGIPSIVFGLFGMLFFVVFLGFQYSLLSGILTSVIMVLPVIIRSTEEALLSVSDSMRQASFGLGAGKIRTIFRIVLPVAMPGILAGVILAIGRIIGETAALMYTLGTSTNTPTSLMSSGRSLALHMYMLSSEGLHVNEAYATGVILIITVLIINTLSSLLSRKLVKGAS from the coding sequence ATGAGTAAATACGTGTTAAAAACTTTCGTTTACTTTTTTGCAGCATTAACCTTTGTGTCCCTTTTTGTGATTATCGGTTTTATTCTGATTAAAGGACTGCCACATTTCAATATGTCTTTGTTTTCTTGGACCTATACTTCTGAGAACATTTCCCTAATGCCTGCCATTATTTCCACTGTTATATTGGTTTTTGGTTCTCTTTTTCTAGCTTTGCCAATAGGCATTTTCGCGGGGTTTTACCTCGTGGAGTACGCTAAAAAAGATTCTCTTTGGGTAAAGATGATGCGGCTAGCTTCAGACACTTTATCCGGGATTCCGTCCATTGTGTTTGGTTTATTCGGCATGCTCTTCTTTGTCGTTTTTCTGGGATTCCAATATTCTCTTTTATCAGGAATATTGACGTCGGTTATTATGGTTTTGCCAGTCATCATTCGTTCAACAGAAGAAGCCCTTTTATCCGTTAGTGATAGCATGCGTCAAGCTAGCTTTGGACTTGGAGCAGGGAAGATAAGAACGATTTTTCGGATTGTTTTGCCAGTTGCCATGCCAGGAATTTTAGCAGGTGTAATATTAGCTATTGGTCGTATCATTGGTGAAACAGCTGCTTTGATGTATACCTTAGGAACATCGACGAATACGCCAACTAGTCTCATGTCTTCAGGCCGTTCTTTAGCTTTGCACATGTATATGCTGTCGAGCGAAGGACTGCATGTCAATGAGGCATATGCGACCGGTGTCATTTTGATTATCACGGTCTTAATCATTAATACCCTATCAAGCTTATTATCTCGGAAACTTGTGAAAGGAGCTTCCTAG
- the pstB gene encoding phosphate ABC transporter ATP-binding protein PstB — protein sequence MGTFSIRQLDLFYGEFQALKDISIDLPEKQITALIGPSGCGKSTFLKTLNRMNDLVSSCRIEGEVLLDNQDIYSSKFNLNQLRKRVGMVFQQPNPFAMSIYDNVAYGPRTHGIRDKKELDALVKKSLKGAAIWDEVKDNLKKSAMSLSGGQQQRLCIARALAVEPDILLMDEPTSALDPISTLKIEDLIQGLKKDYTIIIVTHNMQQASRISDKTAFFLTGEICEFGDTVDIFTNPKDQRTEDYISGRFG from the coding sequence ATGGGAACATTTTCAATTAGACAGTTAGATTTATTTTACGGTGAGTTTCAGGCTCTAAAAGATATTTCTATTGACTTACCCGAAAAACAAATAACAGCTCTTATTGGGCCGTCTGGATGTGGTAAATCAACCTTTTTAAAAACCCTCAATCGGATGAATGATTTAGTGTCATCTTGCCGTATTGAAGGGGAGGTGCTGCTAGACAATCAAGACATTTACAGTAGCAAATTCAACCTTAATCAGTTACGCAAGCGTGTTGGAATGGTTTTTCAACAACCAAATCCTTTTGCTATGTCTATCTATGACAATGTCGCTTATGGACCAAGAACACATGGGATTCGTGACAAGAAAGAACTAGACGCTTTGGTTAAGAAATCGCTAAAAGGAGCTGCCATCTGGGATGAAGTCAAAGATAACTTGAAAAAAAGTGCCATGTCTTTATCAGGTGGTCAGCAACAACGCCTTTGCATTGCTAGGGCATTAGCAGTAGAACCTGATATTTTGCTAATGGATGAACCTACCTCAGCTCTAGATCCTATTTCCACGTTAAAGATTGAAGATTTGATTCAAGGCCTGAAAAAGGACTATACGATTATTATTGTCACTCATAACATGCAACAAGCGTCTCGTATTTCCGATAAAACCGCTTTTTTCTTAACAGGAGAAATTTGTGAATTTGGTGATACGGTGGATATCTTTACGAATCCAAAAGACCAGCGCACAGAAGATTATATTTCAGGACGTTTTGGCTAA
- the phoU gene encoding phosphate signaling complex protein PhoU — translation MRDQFELELQELEHSFLELGQLVLETGSKTLLALASKDKDMAEQIIARDQKINQRQSAIELVCARMLALQQPQVSDLRFVISIMSSCSDLERMGDHMTGIAKAILQLKEDQLSPSEDQLHLMGQSALRMLADLLETFPLHQASKAVSIAQTDEQIDQHYYALSKEIISLMKDQETSIPNGTQYLYIIGHLERFADYIANICERVVYLETGELIDLN, via the coding sequence ATGAGAGACCAATTTGAATTAGAATTACAAGAACTAGAACATTCTTTTCTAGAGTTAGGGCAGCTTGTCCTTGAAACGGGTTCAAAAACGTTATTGGCACTGGCTTCTAAAGATAAAGACATGGCAGAGCAGATTATTGCTCGAGATCAGAAGATTAACCAAAGGCAAAGTGCCATCGAATTAGTATGTGCCAGAATGTTGGCCCTACAGCAACCTCAAGTATCTGATCTTCGCTTTGTGATTAGCATTATGTCTTCTTGTTCGGATCTTGAACGAATGGGAGACCATATGACAGGTATCGCTAAGGCTATTTTACAATTAAAAGAAGACCAACTATCCCCCAGCGAAGACCAATTACATCTGATGGGGCAATCAGCACTTCGCATGTTAGCTGATTTATTAGAAACCTTTCCTTTGCATCAGGCTTCAAAAGCAGTTTCTATTGCACAAACAGATGAACAGATTGATCAGCACTATTATGCCTTATCAAAAGAAATTATAAGCCTTATGAAAGACCAAGAAACCTCCATTCCAAATGGTACTCAGTATCTCTATATTATAGGGCATTTGGAACGCTTTGCGGATTACATTGCTAATATCTGCGAGCGTGTGGTCTATTTGGAAACAGGAGAATTAATTGATTTGAATTAG